The Scatophagus argus isolate fScaArg1 chromosome 12, fScaArg1.pri, whole genome shotgun sequence genome includes the window GTGCTTCAAAGTCATGAATCTGAATCACTTATCCACACATTGAGCCACACTATAGGAATACCAATTTATAGTCCCCATCATATCATTGAGGGAGAGGGGTGAGAAAgagggggggcagagagagtgaaggggtgAGTGAGGTAGACTCAGAGTGTAGGAGAGGGAGAACAATGACTGCAAAATACCTATTTATACATTTCAATTTTATCcaagaagaataaagaaaacactttggCAGAGATATTGACATTCACGCATACAGTCAACAGATATGTGCAGATATGGGAatgcactcactcactcagacacacacacacaagtcccAGAGCTGCAAGATAAGAGAGGAGAGTGTTCTGGAGAGAAAGCTTCCTCATTGGTGTGCAAGGCTGCACATGCTCCAACCCTCCCTTAtatcccctgtgtgtgtgtgtgtgtacgtgagcatgtgtatgtgtatgtgtatgtgtgtgcgtgtgcgtgtgcgagagagagagagagagagagagagagagagagagagagagagagagagagagagagagagagagagagagaactccttttctttccttcactgccactaaaaagacacagaggacCTATTGTGCCCAAGGAAGGAAAATCACTCCATTTTCAGAAAAGGAGAGGAATGAAcagctctctctccttctctctctctctccgttcATCACTCCCAACttctccccttccctctctctccccctctcacactcttttctcccccctcccattcacacagcagctgaaatggCGAAGCTTGTTAAAAAGGAAGTCCACATGACAGCATTCACAGCTTTGCTTACCGCAGCATCTCCCTGCTCGCCGCGTGCCTTTGCAGCAGAAACCATGGATGAAAGCAACtcaatacaggaaaaaaaaaccagtTACACCAGTAAGGGGCCACAAGTAAATGCAtaaagggaaaaaggaaaaaggtaAGGAAAATGTCAGGATTTAAATGAGATGTTTCATGCAGCAGTAACAGCGTGACAACAGCAAAGAGAATGTTTTCTCGGGTGTTCAGAGCTGCAGCTCGCTCTGGAGCACAATTTTGCTGCAAACAATATGATCCAAAACTCTGCTTACTGGGTGAAACCGAGGTTCCCGCTTGGTAATACTAGTTTATTGAAACAATCTATCACAGAAGAATTGTGAACCAGTGGGGATTCACTGCTGTCAGTGGCCCAGTTCTCACTTGATGGATGGATATGAATGCACCTGTGCAGATTCTGGGATGTAATAATGGAGAAAATCCTTCTTTATCAGTGATGTCAAGATATAGGATAATTAGCTCGGGTCTTATTTCTGTAGTTTTGGGCATCGTTCATGTCACTGAAACATTGCTCTGATCAGCATCAGCACCATTGTTATAATGGTGTATACGACCAGTTAGAAGCAAGTTTAACCAGACAGTCAGTTCAGATGGTCTGTGTGAATACAACAATATCTTGCCTCAACATATCGCGCTTGCTGTAATTATGCATGTGCAAACTGTGTCCCAGTTCCATACAACTCACTGATTCTgaactgtttttacattttatttatcatgtTCAACTATATGAAGTGGCAGAATGAAGTATATCATAAACACATACTGTGTACCTGCATACCTGCTATGTGGAAAACAGTGAAtgacattttctcttcttccagTTTTGCAAATATTGTTGGGTATAATCTGGCTAAACTTCTAGTCTCTATACTTGCAGATGACCTGCACACCATGCAGTGATTAAAACCAGTAAATACAAGCAGTTTCCATGTCATATGCCCTCAAGCTTAGTCACACTTATTTTGTTCCAAAAAGATTTCCAGCAACACAAAAGGTCCAGACGTTTCAGTAAATACGCAGACCACCACAAAGCACGGACCTTTGCTTCCTAACTtccaaaaaagtgaaaacttgCCCATCTCCTTAGTGCAGGGCTCTCGGTGGGTCCCAGCCGTCTGACTGGAACGTGGCCCTGTTGCCGGCAACATTTCAGCACCTTGGACAGCTACACAATAGCCAGCAGAGATCCAGCGGGGGGAAAACATGAGGACAAAAGATAAAGCAGGAGGTGGAAGAGGGTGGTGAGCTGGGAACATACAAAGGGGAaatgggtgggtgggggggagaATTTGGCTGCCGGGAGGCCATTCACAGAGGATACAAAGAGCCAATGTCAACTTGAGTtgaaggacagaaaacagaattagCATTGGGGCGAGTAGTTCATCCATGTCACACGGCCCAGAAAGAGAAGACGACAGGTCCATAAACGCACAGgggataacacacacacacacatacacaatcaaaTATTTCTTAAGAGATGCTTTCAAGTAGAGTCTGTGTTCTTTGTGCTGCAGACTACATTTCGTTTTATCCACAAGAGCAATTCACAACTGGTGATAGTTTTACGAATTGTAATTCTTCTCTCCTGTGAGCTCAGCTCATCCTGAAAGGCAGGATGTGGTGGAAGGCTGCATTTTCCTGAGAAGTGACTTCAAGCACAGTCAGAACTCCACACTGCGGACTACCCTCCATTTTCTGCACagccacattttcttttactgcttATCCACAGGGGCAATCCACTACTGTTAATTGCTCTATTAATGACAGTTCTTCTCTTCTGTAAGATTACAATGCTGAAGAAGCTGCAGttgttaaaaatgtcacattttgtcacagtaTTTTTTTGGACAGCACAAGGTCACATTTTGACACACCCTTGTCCCTGCTGGGGAAAACACGGAACCCCTATAATCAAACATTACTGTCGTCTCTGCACCATCAGATCAGACATAGTGGAGATTTCACAGGGAGGAGTGGGAATTTAAAGAAAACCTCAAAATGCTGTGTCAGGTCAAAGGCAGAAGGAAACCGAGCTATTGTTCTACTTCAGAAAAATCCATCTCATCATCATTAAAGGACCCATCAcatcacagagaaagagaaagaggaggaggaggagctgcaggcaagctttgttttcattctctctcacacacacacacattagagcAGTCCACAGCACACCGCAGCATCCAAAAATAATTATGCACAGTTGAAACAAAATTTACCTCAAGCTCAAGATCTTGACAAAGTGCTTCAGCGAAAGTTTAATGGCGCAATTTCACCGCGCTGTATTGCTGCCCTATAGCATACAATATTCTCTATACGTTGCACATCTCCAAAGACACTTAATATTGAAAGCAAAATAACATGATTCTCCCTGTCAAGAACTCATACATCATTTCAGACcgagtctttttttttttcctcttttttcattttaaacagacaaatacatcTTCTATTTTACATAAAGATTTGATTCTTTAAAATACAGCACTTTCAAAAAagatacatttacattttgcagaGAGCATTGTTGATAAAATAGCTGAGTGCAAAGGCACTTTCTGGAGTAGGTATAGTAAGATTTTGATGCtcattgcatttttaaaaggttttcttttatGGTTTAACACTCATCATTTATCTGTGTACACTTAATATGTACAGGAATGTCAGTCTGAAGTATTTTCTTCTACAAACAataattatttcatattttttctgcttttcacagggaaaataaaaatacatttcttttgaaaagcAATACAGTTTTTTGAAAAGCACACAAAGCCATATTTGTACAAAGTCCTGCCCATTTTATACCTGCCGTCATCAAAGTCTTTTggaatttcaattttttttaaaaaatgaagaaataatttATAACTtccaggagaaaaaaatagagCTGCATTATATATACTTCTCATACTCCTTTTATACTtcttgaaaaggaaaaaaaagagaggaaaagcgaaaaaaaaaaaaaatcaccaaaagcTTCCAGTCAATCGTGTTGAATTGAACACAGATTGCTAAGATAGATATATAGAGATTATAACAGTAACTGTGTGATTATTATGAATCTTGCACAGAACATGGGGGAGCGGGGAACTTTGTCGCTATCTTACAGTTGGCTCATCAAAGTCTGTTTCTCCAGAACGTCCAAGTAGTCCGTTTCTGCTTTTAGCTTCGCAGGGAGCAGAAGTGGGTGCTCATTGTTTTTGTGAGGGTGTTCGGCCCCATAGTATTTCCTGGGGGTCCCGTACAGCACAGTTTTGTTCAAACTGTCCTGGTTGGTGACATGCCGTCGGGCTATAGCAACCTCGTAGGGGGGCACGAGAAAAGGTCTCTTAGGTAAAGTGCAAAGGTTGTAATGAAAAGGGGGGGCGCCTGCAGCTGTAGGGAGCTCCTTGTTGGGTCTCTCCCCTAAGTTTTGATACAGCATCTCAGGAGGCTCTGGGGTGGTCAAACTGCATGATGCTGGAGATTTATCCATAAAATCCACTGTGCTGATGGTGCAGGCCTCTGGGCTGCGGGTGAGGATTTCGTCCTTCTTTGCATCCAGGGGCCCAAAGATGAGCTCCTTCAGGTTGCTGTAATTCGCCACCTGTTCGCCATCCTTCTGCATGTAAATAGGGTTTTGGCACATGGAGCCCATTGGTGGGGGGGTGTAATTATAAACGGGGCTTTCAGAGGTTTTGTCTTGGGTTGGATCAGGGGTGTATGAGCCATATTGCACTTGGAAAGAGTTGAGATCTAAGTTGTTGGCTCTTGTGGAGACATGTTCGACTCCTTTGCGCCgtttcacaacaaaaacaaagagagctgCTCCAAAGCAgactgagaggaagaaaacaacaagtaGCCCAAGAATCAGGACTGACAGTGGGACCTCGGGGTGCAACTCAGTAGTCTGGATTCTGGATTCGGTGGGACTAACTGAGctaaaaaaagcagaagaagcagaagaagaagaagaagaagaagaagaagaagaaaaggaggagggagtggTAGCCTCAGTGCCAGGGCTCATTAATGTAGGGGCTTTTGTAGGAGGGGCATTTTGTGACGGGGGCACCTCGCTGGGTTCAGGGCAAATGGCCTCATTGCGAAGCGAACGCAGCAGGTGACCTGCGTGTTTAGAGGGCGAGTCACAAGTGATTTCATTAACCACTACACTGGTACTGGACATCTCCATCCAGTTTTTGAGAGCCACAATGTCACAGGTGCAGTCCCAGGGGTTCTCCTGCAGGTCAATCTGGATAAAAGCTGAGAGCTGGTCGAGGACCCCCTGAACTGGAAGGTATGAGAAATGATTGTTCCGCAAGTTGAGTCTTGTTAACATTGTGCCCACAAAAACATTGTCAGGGAGTGATCTTAACAGGTTGTTGTTCAGGAAAAGCAGCTGTAGATTATGTAAAGAGTTAAATGTTTGAGGTAAAATGTCTTTGATAATGTTATATTCCAAATATAGATACTGGAGCGACTGCAGGCCTGCAAAGAGTAACTGCGAAAGCGATCCAATGTAATTCCCATTTAGATAGAGCCGTCTGAGGTTTGTTAGATTCTCAAATGCACCTTCCTGAATCACTGCAATCCTGTTATTTCCTAAATGAAGCAGCTCCAGTGAGCTGTACTCAGTGAGATCAGTTCTGTAAATCACTTGTAAGTAGTTACCagtcaggtgaagtttcttTGGATAGGAGGGCTTGGGATTTAGCTCACTAATGTTATGCAACTTCCGCTCTTGGCAATTGATGTTCAGTCCGCTGTCAGGGTTTTGtgatgtgcacatgcacacactgggACACAACATGGGCACGGGGGAACGCGTCTGGTAAACCATTATGGGCCCAAAgacatgtttgtcctttgtgatCCGAGGGGTGGGCCTGTAGCGCATTTTGGGTGGACGGGAGGCTTTCGGGGCACGGGTGGGGGTGATCATGCCGGGGTGGTAGGTCGGGGGCAGGGCCCCTTGAAAGTGAGAGTCAGAGGGGGAGT containing:
- the slitrk2 gene encoding SLIT and NTRK-like protein 2, coding for MLSGVLFLSVLTVTSLSPSETESRETSSSKEICKSRCTCEEWGNILNINCENKGLTTVSQFQAPLNKISQLFLNGNFLSRLSANEFVNYGNVTSLHLENNGLQEIHTDAFNGLRSLKRLHLNNNNLEVIKEDTFAGLDSLEYLQADYNYISAIEPGAFSKLNKLKVLLLNDNLLLSLPPNIFRFVLLTHLDLRGNRLKMLPFAGVLEHIGGIMEIQLEENPWNCTCDLVPLKTWLDTVPVFMGDIVCETPFRLHGKDITQIIKQDLCPRRNAGERVHSPSDSHFQGALPPTYHPGMITPTRAPKASRPPKMRYRPTPRITKDKHVFGPIMVYQTRSPVPMLCPSVCMCTSQNPDSGLNINCQERKLHNISELNPKPSYPKKLHLTGNYLQVIYRTDLTEYSSLELLHLGNNRIAVIQEGAFENLTNLRRLYLNGNYIGSLSQLLFAGLQSLQYLYLEYNIIKDILPQTFNSLHNLQLLFLNNNLLRSLPDNVFVGTMLTRLNLRNNHFSYLPVQGVLDQLSAFIQIDLQENPWDCTCDIVALKNWMEMSSTSVVVNEITCDSPSKHAGHLLRSLRNEAICPEPSEVPPSQNAPPTKAPTLMSPGTEATTPSSFSSSSSSSSSSSASSAFFSSVSPTESRIQTTELHPEVPLSVLILGLLVVFFLSVCFGAALFVFVVKRRKGVEHVSTRANNLDLNSFQVQYGSYTPDPTQDKTSESPVYNYTPPPMGSMCQNPIYMQKDGEQVANYSNLKELIFGPLDAKKDEILTRSPEACTISTVDFMDKSPASCSLTTPEPPEMLYQNLGERPNKELPTAAGAPPFHYNLCTLPKRPFLVPPYEVAIARRHVTNQDSLNKTVLYGTPRKYYGAEHPHKNNEHPLLLPAKLKAETDYLDVLEKQTLMSQL